From Candidatus Manganitrophus morganii, the proteins below share one genomic window:
- a CDS encoding protein kinase: MEKLLGEKQPRKTAALFGKYRLLRPLKRSPFLENYLAQEESPPHTTVVLKRLHPLVIHRTDWVSLFLDEAKQAATLWHPNILRIYDLGVIAGVPYFVQPYLFGKKLQTLLARSRSLPIPTGMALLLIRQLLEALQFSHGLGGRSGKPISHGGLHPERIFIGYDGVVGIGDFGLGWLEDPRSAIRSRYRAPESISEKKGGEIPGGTPGEDLFAASAILCELLGEFPEPVKADMQPWGYLPASIRSILVRGLAIDPVARFQTAGEMIAPIESILQGEYPRLNLTNYIQAFFGKEIEAERRAFMRFAPTEGEGSPSGEPFFFERLEPPMPLVPQPVPAISPEPFQEPAPPAVSAVVETVVSLPAVSDPPAGETVAPPQEVLPEKKASWQPIWWGLFGLLMTGFVGVLFFSLYRSSPDQIASAPAAPSPVITTRPDPIDSPASAVEENIEAKESALPREEEIAPPLSTAAQPVSPEASAPAQAAVGEAIKTPPPDGKPEQNQIKKTTVLSASKSDPSSTPMSPPPVASPDASPAAAKISPKLREGLPPQPKVEEIPAGAKSNEELLHELIERQRRAYQSQDWALSRQDVADGSAFEGQIAELFGGAEPIRVEFQVFGLKVRGDEADLSLMQTARVRKGKGVSLQKSLLFWKLKKEKERWKIEKFNVIEKYPPMEVG; the protein is encoded by the coding sequence ATGGAAAAACTCCTGGGTGAAAAACAGCCGCGCAAGACGGCCGCTCTCTTTGGAAAGTACCGGCTTCTCCGGCCGCTGAAGCGAAGCCCGTTTCTTGAAAATTATCTGGCGCAGGAGGAGTCTCCTCCGCACACGACGGTTGTCTTGAAGCGGCTCCATCCGCTGGTGATCCACCGGACTGATTGGGTTTCCCTTTTTTTAGACGAAGCGAAGCAAGCGGCCACCCTCTGGCATCCGAACATCCTCCGGATTTATGATCTCGGCGTGATCGCCGGCGTCCCTTATTTTGTTCAACCGTATCTCTTCGGCAAAAAACTCCAGACTCTCCTGGCGCGAAGCCGCTCCCTTCCGATCCCGACCGGGATGGCGCTGCTTCTCATCCGCCAGCTTCTTGAAGCGCTCCAATTTTCCCACGGTCTGGGGGGACGCTCCGGAAAGCCGATCTCGCACGGCGGGCTGCATCCGGAGCGGATTTTTATCGGCTATGACGGCGTAGTAGGGATCGGCGATTTTGGCCTGGGCTGGCTGGAGGATCCCCGTTCGGCCATTCGCTCACGGTATCGCGCTCCGGAGTCGATCTCCGAAAAAAAGGGGGGGGAGATTCCGGGTGGGACGCCGGGAGAAGATCTCTTCGCCGCTTCGGCCATTCTCTGCGAGCTGCTCGGCGAGTTCCCGGAACCGGTCAAAGCCGATATGCAACCGTGGGGGTATCTTCCTGCATCGATTCGTTCGATTTTGGTCCGAGGCCTCGCCATCGACCCGGTGGCGCGCTTTCAAACCGCGGGCGAAATGATCGCGCCGATTGAATCGATTCTGCAAGGCGAGTATCCGCGGCTCAATTTGACGAACTATATCCAGGCTTTTTTCGGAAAAGAGATCGAGGCGGAGCGGCGGGCCTTTATGCGGTTCGCGCCGACCGAAGGGGAAGGCTCCCCTTCCGGCGAGCCGTTTTTTTTCGAGCGGCTGGAGCCTCCGATGCCCTTGGTCCCGCAGCCGGTTCCGGCGATCTCTCCGGAGCCCTTTCAAGAACCGGCGCCACCCGCCGTTTCGGCTGTTGTGGAGACGGTCGTCTCCCTCCCCGCCGTCTCGGATCCGCCCGCAGGGGAAACGGTCGCTCCCCCTCAGGAGGTCCTTCCGGAGAAAAAAGCTTCTTGGCAGCCGATCTGGTGGGGTCTCTTCGGATTGCTGATGACCGGTTTTGTGGGGGTTCTCTTTTTTTCGCTCTACCGCTCTTCACCGGATCAGATCGCTTCGGCTCCGGCGGCGCCGTCTCCCGTCATTACGACGCGGCCCGATCCGATCGATTCCCCCGCTTCTGCGGTGGAAGAGAACATCGAAGCCAAAGAGAGCGCGCTTCCTCGCGAGGAAGAAATCGCCCCCCCTCTCTCTACCGCAGCGCAGCCGGTTTCACCAGAGGCTTCGGCTCCGGCGCAGGCTGCGGTCGGCGAAGCGATCAAGACCCCTCCTCCCGACGGAAAACCGGAGCAAAATCAGATCAAAAAGACGACTGTTTTATCGGCTTCCAAAAGCGATCCTTCTTCAACCCCGATGTCGCCTCCGCCGGTGGCTTCCCCCGATGCGTCCCCGGCCGCGGCGAAGATCTCCCCGAAATTGAGGGAGGGATTGCCTCCGCAACCGAAAGTAGAGGAGATTCCTGCCGGGGCGAAGAGCAATGAGGAACTGTTGCACGAGTTGATCGAGCGGCAGCGGCGCGCTTATCAGAGCCAGGATTGGGCCCTCTCTCGACAGGATGTTGCCGATGGAAGCGCGTTTGAGGGGCAAATTGCCGAGCTCTTCGGAGGGGCCGAACCGATCCGTGTCGAATTCCAGGTTTTCGGATTGAAAGTCCGGGGTGATGAGGCCGATCTTTCGCTGATGCAGACCGCCCGCGTTCGGAAGGGGAAGGGGGTGTCGCTTCAGAAATCGCTTCTCTTCTGGAAATTGAAGAAGGAAAAGGAGCGGTGGAAGATCGAGAAATTCAACGTCATCGAGAAATACCCGCCGATGGAAGTCGGATAA
- a CDS encoding insulinase family protein gives MKKSIYLFVVLFIYLSGTAASAQSLADRVVEHTLSNGLTVLMMERHQAPIISFQITYKVGSVNEHNGMTGVAHLYEHMAFKGTERLGTSNYQKEKELLETLEALNREIVREEAKGPESDPERLKGLREKFEALEKEGKQWVVTNELAELYNRNGSVGFNASTSRDVTSYVVSLPSNRLPLWVAIEADRMANTVLREFYKERNVVLEERRRSVDTNPGGKLYETFLATAFIAHPYGYPTIGWPSDVGSLSATQTERFFRTYYTPSNTVIAMVGDFKPAEVIPLLEKTFGSIPSAPPPPPVVTVEPPQLGERRVEVEDEANPQVVIGYHKPNFEHPDDPVFDVIDSLLSLGRTSRLYKKLVVEKKIAVGASSSSGTPGARYANLFTLSATPRAPHTAAEVEEAIYEELERLKNEPPTEKELEKVITNLNADLVRSLRSNNGLASQLAYFEAVAGDWRYILRNRDKIMKVTGEDVMRVARTYFTKKNRTVATLVQVLPAGEPGGKALPILKEGGR, from the coding sequence GTGAAAAAATCGATTTATCTTTTTGTCGTTCTTTTCATCTATTTATCGGGGACGGCCGCCTCGGCGCAAAGTCTGGCCGATCGGGTCGTCGAACATACCCTCTCCAACGGCCTTACCGTCTTGATGATGGAGCGCCATCAAGCGCCGATCATCTCATTCCAGATTACGTATAAAGTCGGCTCGGTGAATGAACACAATGGGATGACCGGGGTGGCCCACCTCTACGAGCATATGGCCTTCAAGGGGACGGAGCGATTGGGGACCTCTAATTACCAGAAAGAAAAGGAACTCCTTGAGACATTGGAAGCGCTCAATCGGGAGATCGTCCGGGAGGAAGCCAAAGGTCCGGAGAGCGATCCGGAGCGGCTGAAGGGCCTTCGGGAGAAATTCGAAGCGCTTGAGAAGGAGGGAAAACAATGGGTGGTGACGAACGAGCTGGCGGAGCTTTACAACCGGAACGGCTCGGTCGGCTTCAATGCTTCCACCAGCCGGGATGTCACCTCCTACGTCGTCTCTCTTCCGTCGAACCGCCTTCCCCTCTGGGTCGCCATCGAGGCCGATCGGATGGCGAATACCGTTTTGCGAGAATTTTACAAAGAGCGGAATGTCGTTCTCGAAGAGCGGCGGCGAAGCGTCGACACGAATCCCGGCGGGAAACTCTATGAGACCTTTCTCGCCACCGCCTTCATCGCCCACCCGTACGGCTATCCGACCATCGGCTGGCCGTCGGACGTCGGCTCCCTCTCCGCCACACAGACCGAGCGCTTCTTCCGAACCTACTACACCCCGAGCAACACCGTCATCGCCATGGTCGGCGACTTCAAGCCGGCGGAGGTGATTCCCCTGCTTGAGAAAACCTTCGGGTCGATTCCGTCCGCTCCGCCCCCCCCGCCGGTCGTCACGGTCGAGCCGCCGCAGTTGGGAGAGCGCCGGGTCGAGGTGGAGGACGAGGCCAATCCGCAGGTCGTGATCGGCTACCATAAGCCGAACTTCGAACACCCCGACGATCCGGTCTTCGACGTCATCGACTCCCTCCTCTCCCTCGGGAGGACCTCCCGGCTCTATAAGAAGTTGGTCGTCGAAAAAAAGATCGCGGTCGGCGCCAGCTCGAGCTCCGGAACCCCCGGCGCCCGCTACGCAAACCTTTTTACCCTCTCCGCCACCCCGCGCGCGCCGCATACGGCCGCGGAGGTGGAGGAGGCGATTTACGAGGAGTTGGAGCGGTTAAAGAATGAGCCGCCGACCGAGAAGGAGTTGGAGAAGGTGATCACCAATTTGAATGCCGACCTGGTTCGATCGCTTCGATCGAACAACGGTCTCGCCAGCCAGCTCGCCTATTTCGAGGCGGTCGCCGGCGACTGGCGGTATATCCTCCGGAACCGGGATAAAATCATGAAGGTCACCGGAGAAGATGTGATGCGGGTGGCCCGCACCTACTTTACGAAGAAGAACCGGACGGTGGCGACGCTCGTCCAAGTGCTTCCTGCGGGGGAGCCGGGCGGGAAAGCCCTCCCGATTTTAAAGGAGGGGGGACGATGA
- a CDS encoding insulinase family protein — MRRRMNRLSGIFLVFLWSLSLVPSLSAAPAPAATELPDPRAMTFSAPAFQPPKPERQVLSNGMILYLLEDRELPLIRMEVIVKTGSIYEPADKISLAGLTGAIMRTGGTKRHSGDEVDEIIDQMAADLSVGIGADAGGAWLDVLKKDFDAGLSLFADILMNPVFEEEKLQIAKNNAIEMIRRRNDRPSSIASREFNKQIYGADNPYGREATEETVRSIVRDDLVAFHRKYFAPNNIMIGVTGDFDKKEIVAKIENAFAGWKKKKIDFPKVPSVVERKDGGVYAIARPITQTQIRIGHLGIKQNNPDFFAVSILDDILGGGGLTSRLFSDVRTQRGLAYSVGSIFRPGNFERGVFIAYGETRVDTTHQAISTILDHIRKIRQEPVTDEELKRAKESFLNSFIFSFSSPAQIVSRKMSLEYYGLPSDFLERYRDNVAKVTQEDILRVAKKYLHPDRLVILAVGDDGKFDQPLSSLGKVTQIQLTP, encoded by the coding sequence ATGAGAAGGAGAATGAATCGATTGTCGGGTATCTTTTTGGTTTTTCTCTGGAGCCTCTCCCTTGTTCCCTCTCTGTCCGCCGCGCCGGCGCCCGCCGCAACGGAGCTGCCCGACCCGCGGGCGATGACCTTTTCCGCGCCGGCGTTTCAGCCGCCGAAGCCGGAGCGACAGGTCCTCTCGAACGGAATGATCCTCTATCTGCTTGAAGATCGCGAGCTTCCGCTCATCCGGATGGAGGTCATCGTCAAGACCGGCAGCATCTACGAGCCGGCCGACAAAATCAGTCTTGCGGGGTTGACCGGGGCGATCATGCGGACCGGCGGAACGAAGCGCCACAGCGGAGACGAGGTCGATGAAATCATCGATCAGATGGCGGCCGATCTTTCGGTGGGGATCGGCGCCGACGCCGGGGGGGCCTGGCTCGACGTCTTGAAGAAAGATTTCGATGCGGGTCTTTCCCTCTTCGCCGATATTTTGATGAACCCGGTGTTTGAAGAGGAGAAGCTTCAGATCGCGAAGAATAACGCCATCGAAATGATCCGGCGCAGAAACGACCGGCCTTCTTCGATTGCGAGCCGCGAGTTTAACAAGCAGATCTACGGCGCCGACAACCCATACGGGCGCGAAGCGACGGAGGAGACGGTCCGATCGATCGTCCGGGACGATCTGGTCGCCTTTCACCGGAAATATTTCGCCCCCAACAATATAATGATCGGGGTGACCGGCGACTTTGATAAAAAGGAGATCGTCGCGAAGATTGAAAACGCCTTTGCCGGGTGGAAGAAGAAAAAGATCGACTTTCCGAAGGTCCCTTCGGTGGTCGAGCGGAAAGACGGAGGGGTTTACGCGATCGCCCGTCCGATCACGCAGACCCAGATCCGGATCGGCCACCTCGGCATCAAACAGAATAATCCCGACTTCTTCGCGGTCTCGATCCTCGACGATATCCTCGGCGGCGGCGGGCTCACCAGCCGTCTCTTCAGCGATGTCCGGACGCAGCGCGGGCTTGCCTACTCGGTCGGAAGCATATTCCGCCCCGGTAATTTCGAGCGGGGGGTCTTCATCGCCTATGGGGAGACCCGGGTCGACACGACCCATCAGGCGATCTCCACCATCCTCGATCATATCCGAAAAATCCGCCAGGAGCCGGTCACGGACGAGGAGCTGAAGCGGGCGAAGGAGTCTTTCCTTAATTCGTTTATCTTTTCGTTCTCCAGCCCGGCGCAGATCGTCAGTCGGAAGATGTCGCTGGAGTATTACGGGCTTCCGAGCGACTTTCTGGAGCGATACCGGGACAACGTGGCCAAGGTGACCCAGGAAGATATCCTGAGGGTGGCAAAGAAATATCTTCATCCCGACCGGCTGGTCATCTTGGCGGTCGGAGATGACGGAAAATTCGACCAGCCCCTCTCGTCGCTGGGGAAAGTCACTCAAATCCAATTGACACCATAA